Within the Magnetospirillum sp. ME-1 genome, the region ATCCCCAAGGGTTGCCTGCTGGTCGGCCCGCCCGGCACGGGCAAGACCCTGCTGGCCCGCGCCATCGCCGGCGAGGCCAATGTCCCCTTCTTCACCATCTCGGGCTCCGACTTCGTCGAGATGTTCGTGGGCGTCGGCGCGTCGCGCGTCCGCGACATGTTCGAACAGGGCAAGAAGAACGCGCCCTGCATCATCTTCATCGACGAGATCGACGCGGTGGGCCGTCATCGCGGCGCCGGCCTCGGCGGCGGCAACGACGAGCGCGAGCAGACGCTCAATCAGTTGCTGGTGGAGATGGACGGCTTCGAATCCAACGAGGGCGTGATTCTCATCGCCGCCACCAACCGTCCCGACGTGCTGGACCCGGCGCTGCTGCGTCCCGGCCGCTTCGACCGTCAGGTGGTGGTGCCCAATCCCGACATCCTGGGCCGCGAGAAGATCCTCAAGGTCCATATGCGCAAGGTTCCCCTGGCCCCCGATGTGGACGCCAAGATCATCGCCCGCGGCACCCCCGGTTTCTCCGGCGCCGATCTGTCCAACCTGGTCAACGAGGCCGCCTTGCTGGCGGCGCGTGCCGGCAAGCGGGTGGTGACCATGGCCGAGTTCGAGGCGGCCAAGGACAAGGTGATGATGGGCGCCGAGCGCCGCTCCATGGTGATGAGCGACGACGAAAAGAAGCTCACCGCCTATCACGAGGCGGGCCATGCCCTGGTGATGATGCACGTGCCCGGCCACGAGCCGCTGCACAAGGTGACCATCATTCCACGCGGCCGTGCGCTGGGCGTCACCATGTCGCTGCCCGAACGCGACCGTTACTCCCTGTCCTTGAAGCAGATCAAGGCGATGATCGCCTCGTTCTTCGGCGGCCGCGTGGCGGAAGAGATGATCTTCGGCCTGGACGCGGTGACCACGGGTGCCTCCAACGACATCCAGCGCGCCACGGATCTCTCGCGCAAGCTGGTGACCGAGTACGGCTTCTCCGAGAAGCTGGGGCCGCTGCGCTACAACGACAACCAGGAGGAAATCTTCCTGGGCCATTCGGTGACCCAGCACAAGAATATCTCGGAAACCACCGCTTCGCTGATCGATTCGGAAGTGCGGCGCTTCGTCGAGGAGGGCGAGAACACCGCCCGCGACATCCTGGCCAAGTACCGCGCCGAGCTGGAGATCATCGCCAAGGGCCTGCTGGAATACGAAACCCTGTCGCGCGAAGACATCGACGCCCTGATCCGGGGCGATTCCATCAACCGCGACGGCAACGAGTGGCGCCCCAAGGACCCGCCGCGCCGCTCGTCGGTGCCTTCGTCCGGCCCGGGCTCGCGCCCCGGCTATGACCCGGAGCCGCAACCCGGTGCCTGAGGCCACGATTACTTCCGCCTTCACCCGAAGCCCCGCCCTGCCGCGGGGCTTCGATGTCTCCGGGGGCGGTCTTCACCTGCTGCCCACCGGTCTGGTCTGGGGCGAGCAGGCGGCGGCGGCCGTGATCTCGGGCAATGGCTGGCCCCTGGCCGATGGCTGGGCCGCCTTCACCGCGCTGGGCGTGATCACCCGCAAGACGGGGGGCGGGGCTGATCTTGCCGTCGCTTCCTTCGCCGAGGTGGTGGACTGGGCCGAGGGCGAGGACCCGGCGCTGGCCCGAATGGTGGCCGAGACCATTCACCGTATCGGCGCCAGGCGCCGGCCCTGGGGCGGGCTGGACCTGAACCGGCCCCGCATCATGGGCATCGTCAACGTGACCCCCGACAGCTTTTCCGATGGCGGCGAGGCGTTCGCGACCGATGCCGCCGTCACCCGCGGCCTCGCCTTGGCGGAAGCGGGGGCGGAGATCATCGATGTGGGCGGCGAATCCACCCGGCCCGGCGCCGACCCGGTCAGTCCGGACGAGGAGGCGCGGCGCGTGCTTCCCGTGGTGCGCACCCTGGCGGAAAAGGGGCTTTGCGTCTCCATCGACACCCGGCACGCGGCGATCATGGGGGCGGCGGTGGAAGCGGGGGCGCGCATCATCAACGACGTCACCGCCCTGCTGGGCGAGCCTGAGTCCCTGGCGGTGGCGGCCAGGAGCGGCGCCGACCTCTGCCTGATGCACATGCAGGGCGACGACCCCCGCACCATGCAGGCCGCCCCGGTCTACGCCTCGGCGCCCTTGGACGTCTTCGACCATCTGGCCGGGCGGGTGCGGGCATGCGAGGCGGCGGGCATTTCCCGCGACCGCATCTGCCTCGATCCCGGCATCGGCTTCGGCAAGACGCCGGAGCATTGCGCCCAGATTCTGGGAAGCCTCGCCTTGCTGCACGGGCTGGGCCTTCCGCTGCTGCTGGGCGTGTCGCGCAAGAGCTTCGTCGCGCGCCTGTCCAAGGGAGAGGCGGCTTTGGCCCGCCTGCCCGGCACGATGGCCGCCAATCTGGCTGGCCTCGATGCCGGCTATCAGGTGCTGCGGGTCCATGACGTGGCCGAGACCGTCCAGGCGCTCACCGTCTGGACGGCCATGCGTCAGGGGGCTTAGGCCTGGTTCCTGTCCTGGGCGATCTTGCGCAGCTTGGGCACGTAATGGGACATGCGGTGGTCGTCGGCGATCTTGGGCAATCCGATCCAGGCGCGCGGATTGGCCAGATTGTCCAGTACCATGCATTTGGCCCGGGTAAGCGCCGCGGCGGTGCCGGTCTTCAGCCTGGCCGAGCCGTCGTCGCCGGTGAGCAGGCGCAAGTCGCCCACATGCTGGTAGCCCACGAAACCGCTGTCCATGAACTTGGCCAAGGGTGCCGCCAGCCAGTTGAGCACCGGAATCTTGGTCAGTGCCGAGACGAGGTAGCGCAACGCGCCGCTGGCCGGGACCATGGGCACCGGGTCCGAGCGGTTGACCACCCGGTAGACTGGGGTCTTGAACGAATCGGCGAATTCCTCGTCGCCGACCCGGGGCGAGCCGAAGGTGTAGCAGGCGGAAATCTCCACGCCCTTCGCCTCCAGAAACCGGGTGGCGATTGTGGCCAGCGCTCCGCCCAGGGAATGGCCGCAGATGATCAGCTGCTCGCCCTTGCCGGCCTCCCGGGTGGCGGCCAGGGCTTTCTCGATGTCGCTCTCGACGCTCTCATAGGCGCTGACGAAGCCTTCGTGGGCACGCCCGAAAGGCGTCTGGCGGAACATGGCCCGCAGATCGGTGATGGCGTCCTGCTTATCCTCGGTGCCCCGGAACACCAGCACGCGGAATTCGCCCGGACGGTGGGCCAGGAAGGCCTGGGTGTCGGTGTCCGGGCAATTGAAGGGCTTCAGCAGCAGGATGCCGGCCTGGGCCAGGGTGGACACCACCTGCTCCTCGTCCTCGGCCTTGCTTTCGAAATTGAGGTAGACCAGTTGGGACAGCGTCGCCATCAGCCAGGCGCTGCGGTCGGAATAGGCCAGGCGCTTCAAGGGCGGGCAGAGCAGAGCCTGGCTGTCGGCATAGGGCGACGGCCCGCCGGAAACCTGCAGCCTGGGGCGGATCAGGTAATAGGTCCCGTCCCCGACCGGAAGCCGGACCGCACCGGTCTGATCGGCTTCCCGCATGGCTTTGGCAATGTCGATGGTCATCGCGGCCCCCCCTTCGCTGTGCCGCCCTGGCGAAACGGCGGCAACCAAAGGAAGTAGAGCATATTGCAGATTGTGAGTCGAAGGGGAATGAGATCACGGCAGGAATTTTACCGGTAGGTTGCTTTTTCCATAAAGCGCGCGAAGATGGCCAGAGGATGATGGAGATCAGCCTCGCGGTCTCGAACAATGGATGGAGAATGGGCGAGGGCGCTAACACCCGTATGTCGGCTTTGTGGCAAGACGGTATGAAAGTGTATCAAGCCTTTCCCCTTCCCCTGGCGGCCCCGGCCTGCTATCCAATTCCCCTTTTCGGGCAAAGGGAAACGGAACACCGATGACGCGCAAGCTGTTCGGCACCGACGGGATCAGGGGCACCGCCAACACCGACCCCATGACGGCCGAGATGGCCATGAAGCTGGGCATGGCCGCCGGCCGGCACTTCACCCGCGGCGACCATCGCCACGTGGTGGTGATCGGCAAGGACACCCGCCTGTCGGGCTATCT harbors:
- a CDS encoding lipase family protein, giving the protein MTIDIAKAMREADQTGAVRLPVGDGTYYLIRPRLQVSGGPSPYADSQALLCPPLKRLAYSDRSAWLMATLSQLVYLNFESKAEDEEQVVSTLAQAGILLLKPFNCPDTDTQAFLAHRPGEFRVLVFRGTEDKQDAITDLRAMFRQTPFGRAHEGFVSAYESVESDIEKALAATREAGKGEQLIICGHSLGGALATIATRFLEAKGVEISACYTFGSPRVGDEEFADSFKTPVYRVVNRSDPVPMVPASGALRYLVSALTKIPVLNWLAAPLAKFMDSGFVGYQHVGDLRLLTGDDGSARLKTGTAAALTRAKCMVLDNLANPRAWIGLPKIADDHRMSHYVPKLRKIAQDRNQA
- the folP gene encoding dihydropteroate synthase; its protein translation is MPEATITSAFTRSPALPRGFDVSGGGLHLLPTGLVWGEQAAAAVISGNGWPLADGWAAFTALGVITRKTGGGADLAVASFAEVVDWAEGEDPALARMVAETIHRIGARRRPWGGLDLNRPRIMGIVNVTPDSFSDGGEAFATDAAVTRGLALAEAGAEIIDVGGESTRPGADPVSPDEEARRVLPVVRTLAEKGLCVSIDTRHAAIMGAAVEAGARIINDVTALLGEPESLAVAARSGADLCLMHMQGDDPRTMQAAPVYASAPLDVFDHLAGRVRACEAAGISRDRICLDPGIGFGKTPEHCAQILGSLALLHGLGLPLLLGVSRKSFVARLSKGEAALARLPGTMAANLAGLDAGYQVLRVHDVAETVQALTVWTAMRQGA
- the ftsH gene encoding ATP-dependent zinc metalloprotease FtsH, which translates into the protein MLFNLFQASSPPRGPGQTSYSEFLSDVDRGAIADVTIQGSVVNGHFTDGRPFTTYMPQDVNVVDKLRAHNVRITAVPPSDDAPTLWSVLVSWFPMLLLIGVWVFFMRQMQGGGGKAMGFGKSRARLLTEKTGRVTFEDVAGIDEAKSELEEIVEFLKDPQKFQRLGGKIPKGCLLVGPPGTGKTLLARAIAGEANVPFFTISGSDFVEMFVGVGASRVRDMFEQGKKNAPCIIFIDEIDAVGRHRGAGLGGGNDEREQTLNQLLVEMDGFESNEGVILIAATNRPDVLDPALLRPGRFDRQVVVPNPDILGREKILKVHMRKVPLAPDVDAKIIARGTPGFSGADLSNLVNEAALLAARAGKRVVTMAEFEAAKDKVMMGAERRSMVMSDDEKKLTAYHEAGHALVMMHVPGHEPLHKVTIIPRGRALGVTMSLPERDRYSLSLKQIKAMIASFFGGRVAEEMIFGLDAVTTGASNDIQRATDLSRKLVTEYGFSEKLGPLRYNDNQEEIFLGHSVTQHKNISETTASLIDSEVRRFVEEGENTARDILAKYRAELEIIAKGLLEYETLSREDIDALIRGDSINRDGNEWRPKDPPRRSSVPSSGPGSRPGYDPEPQPGA